One Polaribacter sp. KT25b DNA segment encodes these proteins:
- a CDS encoding carbohydrate-binding domain-containing protein encodes MKNVALKNKVSSLGLFSLLFLIIAIFTGCSSDENEESLVVSLSEDVVITDTNTSGTAEGDTDNTGADEGDLVENATFANTIQIVFSNTSATITNPVPDNVVITQDGAEVTINSTISEVAYEISGTTSDGMLKIYSDKKLKLSLKDLSITNADGPAINIQTSKTIFVVLEGTNNLTDASSYSNIPDDEDAKAAFFSEGQLVFSGTGALNVKGNYKHGIASDDYIRVISGTITVSADTDGIHTNDYIIVDGGTLNLTADSDGMDCEEGYIIINDGTFTINTGDDGIAASYDIDEEDEPDDTITPNVTINGGTFEINSSAGEGIESKAIMTINDGTININAYDDSINANGILYINGGNIYAYTTLNDAIDSNAGITITGGTTIAITTRTDEPDGSFDCDDDTFKITGGTILGLGLNTSFPTASASTQNSVIFDGVSANQLLNIQSEDGTEALTFEVPYTVNTIIYANAKLETGETYYIYTGGSVSNGTETNGLYSAGTYTGGSNTGDYFTINSTVTQIGGDMGPTGEGGGRR; translated from the coding sequence ATGAAAAATGTAGCTTTAAAAAACAAAGTCAGTAGTTTAGGTCTATTTTCACTATTATTCTTGATAATAGCAATATTTACAGGATGTAGCAGTGATGAAAACGAAGAAAGTTTAGTAGTCTCACTATCGGAAGATGTAGTTATAACAGATACAAATACATCTGGTACTGCAGAAGGAGACACTGATAACACAGGTGCAGATGAGGGTGATTTAGTAGAAAATGCCACTTTTGCAAATACCATACAAATTGTGTTTTCTAATACATCGGCAACCATTACAAATCCGGTTCCTGATAATGTGGTAATTACCCAAGATGGTGCCGAAGTAACTATTAATTCTACGATATCCGAAGTGGCTTACGAAATTTCAGGAACAACTTCTGATGGGATGTTAAAAATTTATAGTGATAAAAAACTCAAATTATCTTTAAAGGATTTAAGTATTACAAATGCAGATGGTCCTGCAATTAATATTCAAACTTCAAAAACCATTTTTGTGGTATTAGAGGGTACCAATAACTTAACAGATGCATCAAGCTACAGCAATATACCTGATGATGAAGATGCCAAAGCTGCTTTTTTTAGTGAGGGACAATTGGTATTTAGTGGTACAGGAGCATTAAATGTTAAAGGAAACTACAAACATGGTATTGCAAGTGATGATTATATTAGAGTAATTAGCGGAACAATTACAGTTTCTGCAGATACAGATGGCATACATACTAATGATTATATTATTGTAGATGGTGGTACACTTAATTTAACAGCAGATAGTGACGGAATGGATTGTGAGGAAGGTTATATTATTATTAACGACGGAACATTTACAATTAATACTGGAGATGATGGTATTGCTGCTTCTTACGACATTGATGAAGAAGACGAACCAGATGATACGATTACACCAAATGTAACGATAAATGGCGGAACTTTTGAAATTAACTCTTCAGCAGGAGAAGGAATAGAATCAAAGGCAATTATGACAATTAATGACGGAACTATAAACATTAATGCTTATGATGATTCTATTAATGCAAACGGAATTTTATACATCAATGGTGGTAATATCTATGCATATACTACTCTTAATGATGCTATAGATAGTAATGCAGGAATTACCATTACAGGCGGTACTACTATTGCAATAACAACTAGAACAGATGAACCTGATGGTAGTTTTGATTGCGACGACGACACTTTTAAAATTACAGGAGGAACCATTTTAGGATTAGGATTAAATACTTCCTTTCCTACAGCGAGTGCAAGTACTCAAAATTCAGTTATTTTTGATGGAGTTAGTGCAAATCAGCTATTAAATATTCAATCAGAAGATGGTACGGAAGCCTTAACTTTTGAAGTGCCATATACGGTAAATACCATTATATATGCCAATGCAAAATTAGAAACAGGAGAAACATATTACATATATACAGGTGGTAGTGTAAGCAATGGTACCGAAACAAACGGTTTATACAGCGCTGGTACATATACCGGAGGATCAAATACTGGCGATTACTTTACTATAAATAGTACAGTTACACAAATAGGTGGAGATATGGGGCCTACAGGTGAAGGTGGTGGTAGAAGATAA
- a CDS encoding type I restriction-modification system subunit M encodes MSENQLQLQQTLWNIANDLRGNMDADDFRDYILGFIFYKYLSKKMSLHANYILQPDHLTYNEVLGNEQEEILLQEIKFSSLDALGYFLHPSELFDELAKRGNSGGVHKFILEDLQKVLTNIEQSTMGSESEDDFGNLFEDLDLTSSKLGKTEEAKNELIVKVLVHLQGIDFDLENDENDVLGDAYEYLIGQFASGAGKKAGEFYTPQQVSKILAKLVTTNKERLKSVYDPTCGSGSLLLRVAKEVKEVGAFFGQESNPTTYNLCRMNMIMHDVHYKKFDIYNEDTLVNPSPKHRDQRFEAIVANPPFSAKWNPDSIISDERFSPYGKMAPKSKADFAFVQHMIYQLDDTGTMACVLPHGVLFRGAAEGHIRKYLIEDKNQLDAVIGLPSNIFYGTSIPTCILVLKKNRPTTDILFVDASNDFEKVKTQNVLTDNHLSNIIETYRTRQTKDKYSYVASLAEVQENDYNLNIPRYVDTFEEEEAIDLFNVSSDLKALEKDMATTDQTIANFCKELNIETPF; translated from the coding sequence ATGTCAGAAAACCAACTACAATTACAACAAACTTTGTGGAATATTGCCAACGATTTACGTGGTAATATGGACGCAGATGATTTTAGAGATTATATACTAGGCTTTATCTTCTACAAATATTTAAGTAAAAAAATGAGCTTGCATGCTAATTATATTTTGCAACCAGATCACTTAACTTATAACGAGGTTTTAGGAAACGAGCAAGAAGAAATATTACTACAAGAAATAAAATTTTCGTCTTTAGATGCTTTAGGGTATTTCTTACATCCATCGGAATTGTTTGATGAACTCGCTAAAAGAGGAAACTCTGGTGGCGTACATAAATTCATTTTAGAGGACTTACAAAAAGTACTCACTAATATTGAACAAAGTACTATGGGTAGTGAATCTGAAGACGATTTTGGAAACCTTTTTGAAGATTTAGATTTAACCAGTAGTAAACTTGGTAAAACAGAAGAAGCTAAAAACGAACTGATTGTAAAAGTGTTAGTGCATTTACAAGGCATTGATTTTGATTTAGAAAACGATGAAAATGATGTATTGGGTGATGCTTACGAGTATTTAATTGGTCAGTTTGCTTCTGGAGCAGGGAAGAAAGCAGGCGAATTTTACACCCCACAACAAGTATCTAAAATATTAGCCAAATTGGTAACCACCAATAAAGAGCGTTTAAAATCTGTGTACGACCCAACTTGTGGTTCTGGTTCTTTACTATTAAGAGTTGCTAAAGAAGTTAAAGAAGTTGGTGCTTTTTTTGGACAAGAAAGCAACCCAACAACATACAACTTGTGTAGAATGAACATGATTATGCACGATGTACATTACAAAAAGTTCGATATTTATAATGAAGATACACTTGTAAATCCATCACCAAAACATAGAGACCAACGTTTTGAAGCCATAGTTGCCAATCCGCCTTTTTCTGCAAAATGGAATCCAGATAGTATTATTAGTGATGAGCGTTTTTCGCCTTACGGAAAAATGGCACCCAAAAGTAAAGCAGATTTTGCCTTTGTACAACACATGATTTATCAATTAGATGATACTGGAACCATGGCTTGTGTGTTGCCTCATGGGGTTTTGTTTAGAGGAGCAGCAGAAGGACATATTCGTAAATATTTAATAGAAGATAAAAACCAATTGGATGCCGTTATTGGTTTGCCTTCTAATATTTTTTACGGTACAAGCATACCTACGTGTATTTTGGTTTTGAAAAAAAACAGACCTACTACAGATATTTTATTTGTGGATGCTAGTAACGATTTTGAAAAAGTAAAAACACAAAACGTCTTGACTGACAATCATTTATCAAACATTATTGAAACCTATAGAACAAGGCAAACCAAAGACAAATATAGTTATGTTGCGAGTTTAGCAGAAGTACAAGAAAACGATTACAATTTAAATATACCACGTTATGTAGATACTTTTGAAG